From the genome of Periplaneta americana isolate PAMFEO1 chromosome 15, P.americana_PAMFEO1_priV1, whole genome shotgun sequence, one region includes:
- the mip40 gene encoding protein lin-37 homolog isoform X3, which produces MTKRRKLVPAPVNRIKTDIKDEKVPMGSGDVTNARDRLKGALQELLDQSDDSSVSSHDDASQSDVFGQQMTMKKPSAIKSEPMTIPPQQSMRNLRPQRKRRRREAVNDAAFHHTYVMKLFDRSVDLAQFREDTPLYPICRAWMANQPRNTNLTPKLRTPTPPPPEDTSSGVEGGGGGDSDTEIVRDTYKMPPPVPLPTDVKKMRVPSPILQPKDDSEQQDVKPNLSREILLHNHLVHWTAVRKKWHAASHLNEARYHESGQILKAIYKRAQKAFE; this is translated from the exons GTAGTGGTGATGTAACCAATGCTCGCGATCGCTTGAAGGGTGCTCTTCAAGAACTGTTAGACCAGAGTGATGACTCCTCAGTATCGAGCCATGATGATGCATCTCAGTCGGATGTATTTGGTCAACAAATGACCATGAAGAAGCCATCTGCTATAAAATC TGAACCCATGACTATTCCGCCCCAGCAGTCAATGAGGAATCTCCGTCCTCAGAGGAAGAGACGTCGCAGGGAGGCTGTGAACGATGCTGCTTTCCACCACACTTACGTTATGAAGCTGTTTGACCGAAGTGTGGATCTAGCACAGTTCAGAGAAGATACGCCACTCTACCCGATATGTAGGGCATGGATGGCTAACCAGCCTCGAAATACTAATCTTACACCAAA ACTGCGAACTCCAACGCCACCTCCACCAGAAGACACATCAAGTGGAGTTGAAGGAGGGGGAGGAGGAGATTCCGACACAGAAATCGTGAGAGACACTTACAAGATGCCACCACCTGTACCTCTTCCAACTGATGTGAAAAAAATGCGAGTTCCATCTCCTATACTTCAGCCAAAGGATGATTCTGAACAA CAGGATGTGAAGCCTAACCTGAGTCGGGAAATCCTCTTGCACAACCACCTGGTTCACTGGACGGCTGTTCGCAAGAAGTGGCACGCAGCTTCTCACCTGAATGAAGCTCGTTATCATGAAAGTGGACAGATTCTCAAGGCAATATATAAAAG AGCGCAGAAAGCATTTGAATGA